In Amycolatopsis coloradensis, one genomic interval encodes:
- a CDS encoding inorganic diphosphatase — MEFDVTIEIPKGERNKYEVDHKTGRIKLDRTLFTATQYPADYGFIDDTLGQDGDPLDVLVLVQEPTFPGCLIRCRAIGMFRMTDEKGPDDKVLAVPTNDPRLEHLRDIHHLNEFHKLEIQHFFEVYKDLEPGKSVEGSTWVGRSEAEAEIKRSLDRETDRLAKEAIDGPAAH; from the coding sequence GTGGAATTCGACGTCACTATCGAAATCCCCAAGGGGGAGCGCAACAAGTACGAGGTGGACCACAAGACCGGTCGGATCAAACTCGACCGGACGCTGTTCACCGCCACCCAGTACCCCGCCGACTACGGGTTCATCGACGACACCCTCGGCCAGGACGGCGACCCGCTCGACGTGCTGGTGCTCGTCCAGGAGCCGACCTTCCCCGGCTGCCTGATCCGCTGCCGCGCGATCGGCATGTTCCGGATGACCGACGAGAAGGGCCCGGACGACAAGGTCCTCGCGGTGCCGACGAACGACCCGCGGCTGGAGCACCTTCGCGACATCCACCACCTGAACGAGTTCCACAAGCTCGAGATCCAGCACTTCTTCGAGGTGTACAAGGACCTGGAGCCGGGCAAGAGCGTCGAGGGTTCGACCTGGGTCGGGCGCTCCGAGGCCGAGGCCGAGATCAAGCGTTCGCTCGACCGTGAGACCGACCGGCTGGCCAAGGAGGCCATCGACGGTCCGGCGGCTCACTAG
- a CDS encoding gamma carbonic anhydrase family protein yields MPMFEFEGHRPQVDPEAWIAPTATLIGDVVVEKGASVWYGAVLRADFGRILIREGANIQDNSVIHVNDGVTEVGRNVTVGHQCLVHDCTIGEQALIGNGSTVLDKAQIGAKALVAAGATVTPGMIIPPETVAMGSPAKKHVPLDGTARGWVEHNAAIYQDLARRHAESVKPID; encoded by the coding sequence ATGCCGATGTTCGAATTCGAGGGACACCGTCCCCAGGTGGATCCCGAAGCGTGGATCGCCCCCACCGCCACCCTGATCGGCGACGTCGTCGTCGAGAAGGGCGCCTCCGTCTGGTACGGCGCCGTGCTGCGCGCCGACTTCGGGAGGATTCTCATCCGTGAGGGCGCCAACATCCAGGACAATTCGGTCATCCACGTCAACGACGGTGTGACCGAGGTCGGCAGGAACGTCACCGTCGGGCACCAGTGCCTCGTGCACGACTGCACGATCGGCGAGCAGGCGCTGATCGGGAACGGCTCGACCGTGCTCGACAAGGCGCAGATCGGCGCGAAGGCACTGGTCGCGGCCGGCGCCACGGTGACACCCGGGATGATCATCCCGCCGGAGACGGTCGCCATGGGCAGCCCGGCGAAGAAGCACGTCCCGCTCGACGGCACCGCCCGCGGCTGGGTCGAGCACAACGCGGCGATCTACCAGGACCTGGCGCGCCGTCACGCGGAAAGCGTCAAGCCGATCGATTGA
- the dacB gene encoding D-alanyl-D-alanine carboxypeptidase/D-alanyl-D-alanine endopeptidase produces MPENDAPRWPSDDKDTSSAEPKSTKGEGEATIWLPMTGMANGKTEELSVPKVTPESGSWFEPVVEVEEEPDVPETPTPKWSAFEPVTPVEPEQREEPKTLFVQPVQPQHTDEPDWDQFDRVAESPRPEPRQEPPRQEPPRRPEQSRVEPPPPAQVPSATMHARPVRIEPAEERFDSEATVGIQRPEPPSQEPPATEAAPAPKPKRKRKALLITTLVVVLLLAGMGGAAAMPKVSNRLGLPWAPNAPKGEIPKPAGITRVLHGPDINGAGPTKEGLAAALAGPAGSPDLGTLTGTVVDAASGEVLWDKNSGTPLTPASTTKILVVAAALLSMDHGTQFSTKIVQGAEPGTVVLVAGGDPSLTSLPLGTDSPLYPGAAHVDDLVAQVKKAAGGKISKVQLDISLFKGPTSAKGWDPEDTAAGNTYMAPVLPVMADGGRTDPKNDHAPRVANPAAALTQKIAGKLEAQAGGTTTAPKDAKVLGEVKSQPLAEFANSLMQLSDNLMADVLARQLAISKGAEASFTGGATATMDVLKQAGFDLTGVQINDGSGLSDQNKIPAKVLSEILAVAAAPDGKDPRTAKLRPLLAGLPVAGGSGTLEKRYGDPASAAGRGWVRGKTGTLSGVNTLAGVVLDTDGRMLVFALMSSGSDQNKGRAALDVVAATLHKCGCR; encoded by the coding sequence GTGCCGGAAAACGATGCCCCGAGGTGGCCGTCGGACGACAAGGACACCTCATCCGCCGAGCCCAAGAGCACCAAGGGGGAGGGCGAGGCCACCATCTGGCTGCCCATGACGGGGATGGCGAACGGCAAGACCGAAGAGCTGTCAGTGCCGAAGGTCACACCCGAAAGTGGCTCCTGGTTCGAGCCGGTCGTCGAGGTGGAGGAGGAACCGGATGTTCCGGAGACCCCGACGCCGAAGTGGTCCGCCTTCGAACCGGTGACGCCGGTCGAGCCTGAACAGCGCGAGGAGCCGAAGACGCTCTTCGTCCAGCCTGTCCAGCCGCAGCACACGGACGAACCGGACTGGGACCAGTTCGACAGGGTCGCCGAATCCCCGAGACCCGAGCCGAGGCAGGAGCCCCCGCGTCAGGAGCCGCCCCGCCGTCCCGAGCAGAGCCGGGTCGAGCCGCCGCCTCCCGCGCAGGTCCCGTCCGCGACCATGCACGCGCGCCCGGTCCGCATCGAGCCCGCCGAAGAGCGCTTCGACTCCGAAGCGACCGTCGGGATCCAGCGGCCCGAGCCGCCGTCCCAGGAACCCCCGGCAACCGAGGCCGCGCCCGCGCCGAAGCCGAAGCGCAAGCGCAAAGCCCTGCTGATCACGACCCTGGTCGTCGTCCTGCTGCTCGCCGGTATGGGTGGCGCCGCCGCGATGCCGAAGGTGTCGAACCGCCTCGGCCTGCCCTGGGCGCCTAACGCGCCGAAGGGCGAGATCCCCAAACCCGCGGGTATCACCCGGGTCCTGCACGGGCCGGACATCAACGGCGCCGGGCCGACGAAGGAAGGGCTCGCGGCCGCGCTGGCGGGCCCCGCCGGTTCGCCGGACCTGGGCACGCTCACCGGCACCGTCGTGGACGCGGCGTCCGGCGAAGTCCTGTGGGACAAGAACTCCGGCACCCCGCTGACCCCGGCGTCGACCACGAAGATCCTCGTCGTCGCGGCCGCTCTGCTGTCGATGGACCACGGGACGCAGTTCTCGACGAAGATCGTCCAGGGCGCCGAGCCCGGCACGGTCGTCCTCGTCGCGGGCGGCGACCCGTCGCTGACCTCGCTGCCGCTGGGCACGGACTCGCCGCTGTACCCGGGCGCGGCCCACGTCGACGACCTCGTCGCCCAGGTCAAGAAGGCCGCGGGCGGCAAGATCTCCAAGGTCCAGCTGGACATCAGCCTGTTCAAGGGGCCGACGTCCGCGAAGGGCTGGGACCCGGAGGACACCGCCGCCGGGAACACCTACATGGCGCCGGTCCTCCCCGTGATGGCCGACGGCGGCCGCACCGACCCGAAGAACGACCACGCGCCCCGCGTCGCGAACCCGGCTGCCGCGCTGACCCAGAAGATCGCGGGCAAGCTCGAAGCCCAAGCCGGCGGTACGACGACGGCGCCGAAGGACGCGAAGGTGCTCGGCGAGGTCAAGTCGCAGCCGCTCGCGGAGTTCGCCAACTCGCTGATGCAGCTTTCGGACAACCTGATGGCCGATGTCCTCGCCCGCCAGCTCGCGATCTCGAAGGGCGCGGAGGCGTCGTTCACCGGCGGCGCGACCGCGACGATGGACGTGCTCAAGCAGGCCGGGTTCGACCTCACCGGTGTCCAGATCAACGACGGCAGCGGACTGTCCGACCAGAACAAGATCCCGGCCAAGGTGCTCAGCGAGATCCTCGCGGTCGCGGCGGCACCGGACGGCAAGGATCCGAGGACGGCCAAACTGCGGCCCCTGCTGGCCGGCCTCCCCGTGGCGGGTGGCAGCGGGACGCTGGAGAAGCGCTACGGCGATCCGGCGTCGGCCGCGGGCCGCGGCTGGGTGCGCGGCAAGACCGGCACGCTGTCCGGGGTGAACACCCTGGCGGGCGTGGTGCTGGACACCGACGGCCGGATGCTGGTGTTCGCGCTGATGTCGTCCGGTTCGGACCAGAACAAGGGCAGGGCGGCGCTCGACGTCGTCGCGGCGACGCTGCACAAGTGCGGCTGCCGGTGA
- a CDS encoding 50S ribosomal protein L11, which produces MAPKSKKKTHQATLELTAGNAPVVDLGKTLGQTGVNLVEVKKAYDAATATQRGDIVPVVVSVFEDRSFELRLKTPPTSFLIKKALGGKGAGRPGHEVAGTLSQEQLRDIAERKLPDLNTGDLGAAMRTIAGTARSMGVAIEEP; this is translated from the coding sequence ATGGCACCGAAGTCGAAGAAGAAAACGCACCAGGCGACGCTCGAGTTGACCGCCGGCAACGCGCCGGTGGTCGACCTCGGGAAGACGCTCGGGCAGACCGGCGTGAACCTCGTCGAGGTCAAGAAGGCCTACGACGCGGCGACCGCCACGCAGCGCGGCGACATCGTCCCGGTGGTCGTCTCGGTGTTCGAGGACCGCTCCTTCGAGCTCCGGCTGAAGACCCCGCCGACGTCGTTCCTCATCAAGAAAGCCTTGGGCGGCAAGGGCGCCGGCCGGCCGGGACATGAGGTCGCCGGCACGCTGAGCCAGGAACAGCTGCGCGACATCGCGGAGCGGAAACTGCCGGACCTCAACACCGGCGACCTCGGCGCGGCCATGCGCACGATCGCGGGCACGGCTCGCTCGATGGGCGTCGCGATCGAAGAACCGTGA
- a CDS encoding M14 family metallopeptidase produces MAVAIAAVAAFTIPVAASPATADQQAEDAQVQIYEVFGTGTSQQRTQISRLGVDVLGSAGGTTTFIGEARDAAKIRSLGYRVEQRGVVDRSEKVGTNAINDFPPSDSGYHNYAEVTTELRNAQSNFGSIARLSSVGNSYQGRALNMLKISDNVATDENEPEVLFTCNQHAREHLTTEMCLRIVNRFTQGYASDPAIKRFVDSVEIYVIPNVNPDGSEYDISGGSYKYWRKNRQGNGTDPNRNWAYNWGCCGGSSGSTTSETYRGPSAFSAPETRAVSNFVNSRKIGGVQQIKASIDFHTYSELVLWPFGFTYNDTAPGMTAAEAQRFQTVGRQLAATNGYTPQQSSDLYITDGTIDDWMWGTHKILSFTFEMYPRGSNPGFYPPDEVIVRETTRNDRAVDLLLNTAIG; encoded by the coding sequence ATGGCCGTGGCGATCGCGGCCGTCGCGGCGTTCACCATCCCGGTCGCCGCGAGTCCGGCGACCGCGGACCAGCAGGCCGAGGACGCGCAGGTGCAGATCTACGAGGTCTTCGGCACCGGGACTTCGCAGCAGCGCACCCAGATCTCCCGGCTCGGTGTCGACGTCCTCGGTTCCGCGGGTGGCACGACCACGTTCATCGGCGAGGCACGCGACGCGGCGAAGATCCGTTCGCTCGGCTATCGCGTCGAGCAGCGTGGCGTCGTCGACAGGTCGGAGAAGGTGGGCACCAACGCGATCAACGACTTCCCGCCGTCGGACTCCGGCTACCACAACTACGCCGAGGTCACGACCGAACTGCGCAACGCCCAGTCGAACTTCGGCTCGATCGCGCGGCTGAGCAGCGTCGGCAACTCGTACCAGGGCCGCGCGCTGAACATGCTCAAGATCAGTGACAACGTCGCCACGGACGAGAACGAGCCCGAAGTCCTCTTCACCTGCAACCAGCACGCCCGCGAGCACCTCACCACCGAGATGTGCCTGCGGATCGTGAACCGGTTCACCCAGGGCTACGCCTCCGACCCGGCGATCAAGCGGTTCGTCGACAGCGTCGAGATCTACGTGATCCCGAACGTCAACCCGGACGGCTCGGAGTACGACATCTCCGGCGGCAGCTACAAGTACTGGCGCAAGAACCGGCAGGGCAACGGCACCGACCCCAACCGCAACTGGGCCTACAACTGGGGCTGCTGCGGCGGTTCGTCGGGCTCGACGACCAGCGAGACCTACCGCGGCCCGTCGGCGTTCTCCGCACCCGAGACCCGCGCGGTGTCCAACTTCGTCAACTCGCGCAAGATCGGCGGCGTCCAGCAGATCAAGGCGAGCATCGACTTCCACACCTATTCGGAGCTCGTGCTGTGGCCGTTCGGCTTCACCTACAACGACACCGCCCCCGGCATGACCGCGGCGGAAGCGCAGCGGTTCCAGACGGTGGGCCGTCAGCTGGCTGCGACGAACGGCTACACGCCGCAGCAGTCGAGCGACCTGTACATCACGGACGGGACGATCGACGACTGGATGTGGGGCACCCACAAGATCCTGAGCTTCACCTTCGAGATGTACCCGCGGGGATCGAACCCCGGCTTCTACCCGCCCGACGAGGTGATCGTCCGCGAAACCACCCGTAACGACCGCGCCGTGGACCTCCTCCTCAACACCGCCATCGGCTGA
- the glyA gene encoding serine hydroxymethyltransferase, whose protein sequence is MTHQPELSALAAADPQIAGLVEDEAKRQHDKIRLIASENYVSQAVLEATGTVLTNKYSEGYAGKRYYEGQQLIDQVENLAIERAKAVFGVDHANVQPYSGSPANLAVYLAFAQPGDTVLGMALPDGGHLTHGWSVSATGKWFTPVRYGVRKETGRVDLDQVRELALKHRPKLIFAGGTAIPRTIDFPAFAEIAREVDAVLVADIAHIAGLVAGGAHPSPVGHAQVITTTTHKTLRGPRGAMILSDADHAKAVDKAVFPGLQGGPHNHTTAAIAVALGEAQKPEFAEYAHTIVANARALAEALVERGYDLVSGGTDNHLLLIDLTNKNVPGKPAAQALDRAGIELNYNTVPFDPRKPFDPSGIRLGTSAITTRGLKPEHQVQVAEWIDRTITAAAGEEQSALDTIAAEIREFLAPFPIPGYSA, encoded by the coding sequence ATGACACACCAGCCCGAACTTTCCGCGCTCGCCGCCGCCGACCCGCAGATCGCGGGGCTCGTGGAGGACGAGGCGAAACGCCAGCACGACAAGATCCGCCTGATCGCGTCCGAGAACTACGTCTCCCAGGCCGTGCTGGAGGCGACGGGCACCGTCCTCACCAACAAGTACTCCGAGGGCTACGCCGGCAAGCGGTACTACGAGGGCCAGCAGCTCATCGACCAGGTCGAGAACCTCGCCATCGAGCGTGCGAAGGCGGTCTTCGGTGTCGACCACGCGAACGTGCAGCCCTACTCCGGTTCCCCGGCGAACCTGGCGGTGTACCTCGCGTTCGCGCAGCCGGGTGACACCGTGCTCGGCATGGCGCTGCCGGACGGCGGCCACCTCACGCACGGCTGGAGCGTGTCCGCGACCGGCAAGTGGTTCACCCCGGTCCGCTACGGCGTCCGCAAGGAGACCGGCCGCGTCGACCTCGACCAGGTCCGCGAACTCGCGCTGAAGCACCGGCCGAAGCTGATCTTCGCGGGCGGCACCGCGATCCCGCGCACCATCGACTTCCCGGCGTTCGCGGAGATCGCCCGCGAGGTCGACGCCGTCCTGGTCGCCGACATCGCCCATATCGCCGGGCTGGTCGCCGGTGGCGCGCATCCGTCGCCCGTCGGGCACGCGCAGGTCATCACGACGACCACGCACAAGACGCTGCGTGGTCCGCGCGGCGCGATGATCCTTTCCGACGCCGACCACGCGAAAGCCGTCGACAAGGCGGTGTTCCCCGGACTGCAGGGCGGCCCGCACAACCACACGACCGCCGCGATCGCCGTCGCGCTGGGCGAGGCGCAGAAGCCGGAGTTCGCCGAGTACGCGCACACGATCGTCGCCAACGCGCGGGCGCTGGCGGAGGCGCTGGTGGAGCGCGGCTACGACCTCGTCTCCGGCGGCACCGACAACCACCTGCTGCTGATCGACCTGACGAACAAGAACGTGCCGGGCAAACCCGCCGCGCAGGCGCTGGACCGGGCCGGCATCGAACTGAACTACAACACCGTGCCGTTCGACCCGCGCAAGCCGTTCGACCCGTCCGGCATCCGGCTCGGCACCTCCGCGATCACCACCCGCGGGCTCAAGCCGGAGCACCAGGTGCAGGTCGCCGAGTGGATCGACCGCACGATCACCGCGGCGGCGGGCGAGGAACAGTCCGCTTTGGACACCATCGCCGCCGAGATCCGCGAGTTCCTGGCGCCGTTCCCGATCCCGGGCTACTCGGCTTAG